One stretch of Streptomyces hygroscopicus DNA includes these proteins:
- a CDS encoding ATPase has protein sequence MTVTVPGTESTDTSAAAGPTEAAGAAEALRPHAEDAFADELSALAAADDRPRPARWRLSPWAVATYLLGGTLPDGTVITPKYVGPRRIVEVAVTTLATDRALLLLGVPGTAKTWVSEHLAAAVSGDSTLLVQGTAGTPEEAIRYGWNYAQLLAHGPSRDALVPSPVMRAMTDGMTARVEELTRIPADVQDTLITILSEKTLPIPELGEEAQAVRGFNLIATANDRDRGVNELSSALRRRFNTVVLPLPATPEDEVDIVSRRVAQIGRSLELPELPEGVEEIRRVVTVFRELREGVTGDGRTKLKSPSGTLSTAEAISVVTGGLALAAHFGDGVLRAGDVAAGILGAVVRDPAADRVIWQEYLETVVRERDGWKDFYRSCREVTA, from the coding sequence GTGACCGTCACTGTGCCCGGAACCGAATCCACCGACACCAGCGCAGCGGCAGGGCCCACCGAGGCCGCCGGAGCCGCGGAAGCGCTGCGTCCACACGCGGAGGACGCCTTCGCCGACGAGCTGAGCGCGCTCGCCGCCGCCGACGACCGTCCGCGCCCCGCGCGGTGGCGGCTGTCGCCGTGGGCGGTCGCCACCTATCTGCTCGGCGGCACGCTGCCCGACGGCACCGTGATCACACCCAAGTACGTGGGCCCGCGCCGCATCGTCGAGGTCGCCGTCACCACTCTCGCGACCGACCGCGCCCTGCTGTTGCTCGGCGTGCCCGGCACCGCCAAGACGTGGGTCTCGGAGCATCTGGCGGCCGCGGTCAGCGGCGACTCGACCCTGCTGGTCCAGGGCACCGCCGGGACGCCCGAGGAGGCCATCCGGTACGGGTGGAACTATGCCCAGCTCCTCGCCCATGGCCCGAGCCGCGACGCGCTCGTGCCGAGCCCGGTGATGCGCGCCATGACGGATGGCATGACCGCGCGCGTGGAGGAGCTGACGCGCATCCCGGCCGATGTGCAGGACACGCTGATCACCATCCTGTCCGAGAAGACGCTGCCGATCCCGGAGCTGGGGGAGGAGGCCCAGGCGGTCCGCGGATTCAACCTGATCGCAACCGCCAACGACCGCGACCGCGGGGTCAACGAACTCTCCAGCGCCCTGCGCCGCCGCTTCAACACGGTCGTGCTGCCGCTGCCCGCGACCCCGGAGGACGAGGTCGACATCGTCTCCCGCCGCGTCGCCCAGATCGGCCGCTCGCTGGAGCTCCCGGAGCTCCCGGAGGGTGTCGAGGAGATCCGCCGGGTGGTCACGGTCTTCCGCGAGCTGCGCGAGGGAGTCACCGGCGACGGCCGTACGAAGCTGAAGTCGCCCTCGGGCACGCTGTCGACGGCCGAGGCCATCTCCGTGGTCACGGGCGGCCTCGCCCTCGCCGCCCACTTCGGCGACGGCGTGCTGAGGGCGGGCGATGTGGCCGCGGGCATCCTGGGCGCGGTCGTCCGCGACCCGGCGGCCGACCGCGTCATCTGGCAGGAGTACCTGGAG
- a CDS encoding methylmalonyl-CoA mutase, with translation MGVTGPIRVVVAKPGLDGHDRGAKVIARALRDAGMEVIYTGLHQTPEQIVDTAIQEDADAIGLSILSGAHMTLFAKVLELLREREAEDIKVFGGGIIPEADIRPLKEQGVAEIFTPGATTTSIVEWVRENVRPVAA, from the coding sequence ATGGGTGTGACCGGTCCGATCCGTGTGGTGGTGGCCAAGCCGGGACTGGACGGCCATGACCGTGGGGCGAAGGTGATCGCGCGGGCACTGCGCGACGCGGGCATGGAGGTCATCTACACCGGGCTCCATCAGACACCCGAGCAGATCGTCGACACCGCGATCCAGGAGGACGCCGATGCCATCGGGCTGTCCATCCTGTCCGGTGCCCATATGACCCTGTTCGCCAAGGTGCTGGAGCTGCTGCGGGAGCGCGAGGCGGAGGACATCAAGGTCTTCGGCGGCGGGATCATCCCCGAGGCGGATATCCGCCCGCTCAAGGAGCAGGGCGTCGCGGAGATCTTCACCCCGGGCGCGACGACGACGTCCATCGTGGAGTGGGTGCGCGAAAACGTCCGCCCGGTAGCCGCCTGA
- a CDS encoding lipase has protein sequence MGLVQIQQLRAIALDLALLAGHLLLYPTGLRQERPPAPPPPGAAARLPTDGRAHRPVLLLHGFIDNRSVFVPLRRSLGRHGRLHIEALNYSPLLCDLRTAAALLGRHVEEVCARTGHGQVDVIGHSLGGLIARYYVQRLGGDARVHTLVTLGTPHSGTRIAPLLSAHPLVRQMCPDSEVITELRQPAPDCRTRFIAFWSDVDQLMIPAETARIDHPDVISQNIRVNGIGHLALAVHSSVAVRIREALDAADEAPTDASGAVSVA, from the coding sequence ATGGGCCTCGTACAGATCCAACAGCTCCGGGCCATCGCCCTCGACCTGGCGCTGCTCGCCGGGCATCTGCTGCTCTATCCGACCGGGCTGCGCCAGGAGCGCCCGCCCGCTCCGCCGCCGCCCGGCGCGGCGGCGCGCCTGCCCACGGACGGCCGGGCCCACCGGCCCGTCCTGCTTCTCCACGGCTTCATCGACAACCGGTCCGTCTTCGTACCGCTGCGCCGCTCGCTCGGCCGCCATGGCCGACTGCACATCGAGGCGCTCAACTACTCGCCGCTGCTCTGCGATCTGCGCACCGCCGCCGCGCTGCTCGGCCGCCATGTCGAGGAGGTCTGCGCCCGCACCGGCCATGGTCAGGTGGATGTCATCGGGCACAGCCTGGGCGGTCTGATCGCCCGTTACTACGTCCAGCGTCTTGGCGGGGACGCCCGTGTCCACACCCTGGTGACGCTCGGCACTCCGCACAGCGGCACCCGTATCGCGCCCTTGTTGTCCGCACATCCACTCGTGCGCCAGATGTGCCCGGACTCCGAGGTGATAACGGAGTTGCGGCAACCTGCCCCTGATTGCCGTACGCGTTTCATCGCTTTCTGGAGCGATGTGGATCAGTTGATGATCCCGGCGGAGACGGCCCGGATAGACCATCCGGATGTGATCTCCCAGAACATCCGCGTCAACGGAATCGGACATCTCGCCCTGGCGGTGCATTCCTCCGTGGCCGTACGGATCCGCGAGGCCCTGGATGCCGCCGACGAGGCGCCGACGGACGCCTCGGGCGCGGTCTCGGTGGCGTGA
- a CDS encoding peptidase M23 — MVNDRHPSGAPPTVPAPDASYPYDEAYGQRQDTAHGYAGYDGYSTGSFAHLATAYGDGDPLFGTLPGGYEDGQGAHSGQHDASQWATADQHQTGSYDTGHYNAAQYDTTHYDSGSYDTTAMWAAAGYHLPTGIPAQQDAETGAQWDIGAWDTGATGHTEMPGQWDQGAGYEAEAYTSGVDTGQTQFWDTSAYGTVDEAQHYDHSGPAQPGLDHSGFDQQGLDHHSGLDQTGFDQHQHQPEHEPNSFEQTAVFEANAFEQPNAFEPNAFEQTAAFDETAAFEQATVAEQTGAFEHTAVFDPVHESDQSYDPAPEAEPEPEAAAVRESAPSPRREASRGRRRTPSPRPKRSALLTVAVPSVCALGVTAVAAASVSGVGSDKKDESTTQAAPDTAAAPVKPSVANSKLDSQLAGVREGADDFRDRASRTQERIDLQARQAAEKKRKAAEAARKEALRPKFALPVAQHGLSAMFGQAGINWMSVHTGIDFPVSYGTPVMAATDGTVTTQWNDAYGNMVVLTSPDGTETWYCHLSSAKIRSGTVKAGETIAYSGNSGNSTGPHLHFEVHPGGGSAIDPLPWLRGQGLDPT; from the coding sequence GTGGTGAACGACCGTCACCCGTCGGGGGCCCCTCCGACCGTCCCCGCTCCTGACGCCTCGTATCCGTACGACGAGGCTTACGGTCAGCGACAGGACACAGCGCACGGCTACGCCGGGTACGACGGCTATTCCACCGGCAGCTTCGCCCACCTGGCCACGGCCTACGGTGACGGCGACCCGCTCTTCGGCACGCTCCCGGGCGGGTACGAGGACGGGCAGGGCGCCCACAGCGGTCAGCACGACGCCTCGCAGTGGGCCACGGCCGACCAGCATCAGACCGGGTCGTACGACACGGGCCACTACAACGCGGCCCAGTACGACACGACTCATTACGACTCCGGCTCCTACGACACCACCGCGATGTGGGCCGCCGCCGGATATCACCTGCCGACCGGCATCCCCGCCCAGCAGGACGCCGAAACCGGCGCCCAGTGGGACATCGGCGCCTGGGACACGGGCGCCACCGGCCACACCGAGATGCCGGGTCAGTGGGACCAGGGCGCGGGGTACGAGGCCGAGGCGTACACGTCGGGCGTGGACACCGGCCAGACCCAGTTCTGGGACACCTCCGCCTACGGGACCGTGGACGAGGCGCAGCACTACGACCACTCGGGGCCGGCCCAGCCGGGGCTCGACCACTCGGGCTTCGACCAGCAGGGGCTCGACCACCACTCCGGGCTCGACCAGACAGGGTTCGACCAGCACCAGCACCAACCCGAGCACGAGCCGAACAGCTTCGAGCAGACGGCCGTGTTCGAGGCGAACGCCTTCGAGCAGCCCAACGCCTTCGAGCCCAACGCCTTTGAGCAGACGGCCGCGTTCGACGAGACGGCCGCGTTCGAGCAGGCCACCGTCGCCGAGCAGACCGGCGCCTTCGAGCACACCGCCGTCTTCGACCCGGTCCACGAGTCCGACCAGTCGTACGACCCGGCCCCCGAAGCGGAACCTGAACCCGAGGCGGCGGCCGTGCGGGAATCCGCCCCCTCCCCCCGCCGGGAGGCGAGCCGCGGTCGCCGCCGTACCCCCTCGCCCCGCCCCAAGCGCTCCGCGCTCCTCACCGTCGCCGTCCCCTCCGTCTGCGCCCTGGGCGTCACCGCCGTGGCCGCCGCCTCGGTCAGCGGTGTGGGAAGCGACAAGAAGGACGAGTCCACCACTCAGGCCGCCCCCGACACCGCGGCGGCCCCCGTGAAGCCCTCCGTCGCCAACAGCAAGCTGGACTCCCAGCTCGCCGGGGTCCGGGAGGGCGCCGACGACTTCCGCGACCGCGCCAGCCGCACCCAGGAGCGGATCGACCTCCAGGCGCGCCAGGCCGCCGAGAAGAAGCGGAAGGCCGCCGAGGCGGCGCGCAAGGAGGCGCTGCGCCCGAAGTTCGCGCTGCCCGTCGCCCAGCACGGCCTCAGCGCCATGTTCGGCCAGGCCGGTATCAACTGGATGTCCGTGCACACCGGCATCGACTTCCCGGTGAGCTACGGCACGCCCGTGATGGCCGCCACCGACGGCACCGTGACGACGCAGTGGAACGACGCCTACGGCAACATGGTCGTCCTGACCAGCCCGGACGGCACGGAGACCTGGTACTGCCACCTCAGCAGCGCCAAGATCCGCTCCGGCACCGTCAAGGCCGGGGAGACCATCGCGTACTCCGGGAACTCCGGTAACTCCACCGGCCCGCATCTGCACTTCGAGGTCCACCCCGGCGGTGGCTCGGCCATCGACCCGCTGCCCTGGCTGCGCGGCCAGGGCCTCGACCCGACCTGA
- a CDS encoding ATP-dependent DNA helicase PcrA, translating into MSSLFDDSFLADLGLPSNEEPPPPPEDSAHPGPDGAEDVPHHLFSGGFDAPVPREAHYRDGAARPVVDPSALLEGLNEQQRAAVEHTGSPLLIVAGAGSGKTRVLTHRIAYLLGARGTHPGQILAITFTNKAAGEMKERVEELVGPRANAMWVSTFHSACVRILRRESKKLGFTSSFSIYDAADSKRLMSLVCRDLDLDPKRFPPKSFSAKISNLKNELIDEETFAGQATDGFEKTLAEAYAMYQARLREANALDFDDIIMTTVNLLQAFPDVAEHYRRRFRHVLVDEYQDTNHAQYTLVRELVGTDTEETTAAELCVVGDADQSIYAFRGATIRNILQFEEDYPTARTILLEQNYRSTQTILSAANAVIERNENRRPKNLWTEAGAGTEITGYVADTEHDEAQFVADEIDRLTDAGDAKAGDVAVFYRTNAQSRVFEEIFIRVGLPYKVVGGVRFYERKEVRDVLAYLRVLANPEDSVPLRRILNVPKRGIGERAEAMIDALALREKITFPQALRRVDDAYGMAARSANAVKRFNTLMEELHTIVESGAGPATVLEAVLERTGYLAELQASTDPQDETRIENLQELAAVALEFEQDRGEENPGTLAEFLEQVALVADSDQIPDEDTDGSGVITLMTLHTAKGLEFPVVFLSGMEDGVFPHMRALGQTKELEEERRLAYVGITRARERLYLTRSTMRSAWGQPAYNPPSRFLEEIPDQYVRWRRTGPATPSASMGSIASTPPSGLSSGLSSSRSRAGGSGFATRRAKERPVVALAIGDRVTHDSFGLGTVVAVKGSGDNAEATIDFGEEKPKRLLLRYAPVEKL; encoded by the coding sequence ATGAGCAGCCTCTTTGACGACAGCTTCCTGGCGGACCTCGGGCTTCCTTCGAACGAGGAGCCACCACCGCCGCCCGAGGATTCGGCGCACCCCGGCCCCGATGGTGCCGAGGACGTGCCGCATCACCTCTTCAGCGGCGGCTTCGACGCGCCCGTGCCCCGGGAGGCCCACTACCGGGACGGCGCCGCGCGGCCCGTCGTGGACCCGTCCGCCCTGCTCGAGGGGTTGAACGAGCAGCAGAGAGCCGCCGTTGAGCACACCGGCTCGCCGCTGCTGATCGTCGCGGGTGCCGGCTCCGGCAAGACCCGGGTGCTCACCCACCGCATCGCCTATCTGCTCGGCGCCCGCGGCACGCACCCCGGCCAGATCCTCGCCATCACCTTCACCAACAAGGCGGCGGGCGAGATGAAGGAGCGGGTGGAGGAGCTCGTCGGCCCGCGGGCGAACGCCATGTGGGTCTCCACCTTCCACAGCGCCTGTGTCCGCATCCTGCGCCGCGAGTCGAAGAAGCTCGGCTTCACCTCGTCGTTCTCGATCTACGACGCCGCCGACTCCAAGCGGCTGATGTCGCTGGTCTGCCGGGATCTGGATCTCGACCCCAAGCGGTTCCCGCCGAAGTCCTTCAGCGCCAAGATCTCCAACCTGAAGAACGAGCTGATCGACGAGGAGACCTTCGCCGGACAGGCCACGGACGGTTTCGAGAAGACGCTGGCCGAGGCGTACGCGATGTACCAGGCGAGGCTGCGCGAGGCCAACGCACTGGACTTCGACGACATCATCATGACCACGGTCAATCTGCTCCAGGCGTTCCCGGACGTGGCCGAGCACTACCGCCGCCGCTTCCGGCACGTCCTGGTGGACGAGTACCAGGACACCAACCACGCGCAGTACACCCTCGTGCGCGAGCTGGTGGGCACGGACACCGAGGAGACCACGGCCGCCGAGCTGTGCGTGGTGGGCGACGCCGACCAGTCGATCTACGCCTTCCGGGGCGCCACGATCCGCAACATCCTCCAGTTCGAGGAGGACTACCCCACCGCGCGGACGATCCTCCTCGAGCAGAACTACCGCTCCACCCAGACCATCCTGAGCGCGGCCAACGCGGTCATCGAGCGCAATGAGAACCGCCGCCCGAAGAACCTGTGGACCGAGGCCGGCGCCGGGACCGAGATCACCGGCTATGTGGCCGACACCGAGCACGACGAGGCCCAGTTCGTCGCCGACGAGATCGACCGGCTCACGGACGCGGGCGACGCCAAGGCCGGTGACGTGGCGGTCTTCTACCGGACCAACGCCCAGTCCCGTGTCTTCGAAGAGATCTTCATCCGGGTCGGGCTGCCGTACAAGGTCGTCGGCGGCGTACGCTTCTACGAGCGCAAGGAGGTCCGGGACGTCCTCGCCTATCTGCGGGTGCTGGCCAACCCCGAGGACTCCGTCCCGCTCCGCCGGATTCTGAACGTGCCCAAGCGCGGCATCGGGGAGCGCGCGGAAGCCATGATCGACGCGCTGGCGCTGCGCGAGAAGATCACCTTCCCGCAGGCGCTGCGCCGGGTCGACGACGCGTACGGCATGGCGGCCCGCTCGGCCAACGCCGTCAAGCGGTTCAACACGCTCATGGAGGAGCTGCACACCATCGTGGAGTCCGGGGCGGGCCCGGCGACCGTCCTGGAGGCGGTGCTGGAGCGCACCGGCTATCTGGCCGAGCTCCAGGCGTCCACCGATCCGCAGGACGAGACCCGGATCGAGAACCTGCAGGAGCTCGCCGCCGTGGCCCTGGAGTTCGAGCAGGACCGCGGCGAGGAGAACCCCGGCACCCTCGCGGAGTTTCTGGAGCAGGTCGCGCTCGTCGCCGACTCCGACCAGATCCCCGACGAGGACACCGACGGCTCCGGCGTGATCACGCTGATGACGCTGCACACGGCGAAGGGCCTGGAGTTCCCGGTCGTCTTCCTCAGCGGCATGGAGGACGGCGTCTTCCCGCATATGCGGGCGCTCGGCCAGACCAAAGAGCTGGAGGAGGAGCGGCGGCTGGCCTATGTGGGGATCACCCGGGCCCGCGAGCGGCTCTATCTGACCCGCTCGACGATGCGCAGCGCATGGGGCCAGCCCGCGTACAACCCGCCGTCCCGCTTCCTGGAGGAGATCCCGGACCAATATGTGCGGTGGCGGCGCACCGGGCCCGCCACCCCGTCGGCGTCCATGGGCAGCATCGCCTCGACCCCGCCGTCGGGGCTGTCGTCCGGTCTGTCGTCGTCGCGTTCGCGCGCCGGGGGCAGCGGGTTCGCGACCCGGCGGGCCAAGGAGCGTCCGGTGGTCGCGCTGGCCATCGGCGACCGGGTCACCCATGACTCGTTCGGGCTCGGCACGGTGGTGGCGGTGAAGGGCAGCGGGGACAACGCGGAGGCGACGATCGACTTCGGCGAGGAGAAGCCGAAGCGGCTGCTGCTGCGGTACGCACCGGTGGAGAAGCTGTAG
- a CDS encoding glycoside hydrolase: MASHRKPRSRIPAPLTGHGRRTAVGFTTAALASVTLLSQTANAAPGDDPKPATQSIDKVKEKVDTLYHQAESATQRYNAAKERADQQRGKVDKLLDSVAQRTEKLNEARRTLGAYATAQYRDGGMARSAATLLFSNDPQDVFDQSHLIDRLTGRQKQAVDDFQKQQASAAKERGKASESLASLTASQKQLKTQKKTVQDKLTEARRLLANLTAKEKARLAAIEKKKAEEARRKAAALAEKQRQEAARKKQQEQQNGDSGSGSTAPSAPANSSKAAQAIAFAKSQLGKPYVWGATGPSSFDCSGLTQAAWKTAGISLPRTTWDQVKAGTRVSTSELQPGDLVFFYDDISHVGLYIGDGMMIHAPKPGDVVKKAPITEMPIYGSVRPA; encoded by the coding sequence TTGGCGTCGCACCGCAAGCCGCGGAGCCGAATACCGGCCCCGCTCACCGGTCACGGCCGCCGTACGGCCGTCGGGTTCACCACGGCCGCCCTCGCATCTGTCACCCTCCTCTCCCAGACGGCCAACGCCGCGCCGGGCGACGACCCCAAGCCGGCCACCCAGTCGATCGACAAGGTCAAGGAGAAGGTCGACACCCTCTATCACCAGGCGGAGAGCGCCACCCAGCGCTACAACGCCGCCAAGGAGCGCGCCGATCAGCAGCGGGGCAAGGTCGACAAGCTGCTGGACTCCGTCGCCCAGCGCACCGAGAAGCTCAACGAGGCGCGACGCACGCTCGGCGCCTACGCCACCGCCCAGTACCGCGACGGCGGAATGGCCCGCTCCGCCGCGACCCTGCTGTTCTCCAACGATCCGCAGGACGTCTTCGACCAGTCGCATCTGATCGACCGGCTGACCGGTCGGCAGAAGCAGGCCGTCGACGACTTCCAGAAGCAGCAGGCGAGCGCCGCCAAGGAGCGCGGTAAGGCCAGCGAGAGCCTCGCCTCACTGACCGCGTCGCAGAAGCAGCTGAAGACCCAGAAGAAGACCGTCCAGGACAAGCTGACAGAGGCCCGGCGGCTGCTGGCGAATCTGACCGCCAAGGAGAAGGCGCGGCTGGCGGCGATCGAGAAGAAGAAGGCGGAAGAGGCCCGCCGTAAGGCGGCCGCGCTCGCCGAGAAGCAGCGGCAGGAGGCCGCGCGCAAGAAGCAGCAGGAGCAGCAGAACGGAGACAGCGGCTCCGGTTCGACGGCGCCCTCGGCCCCCGCCAACAGCTCCAAGGCGGCCCAGGCCATCGCCTTCGCGAAGTCGCAGCTCGGCAAGCCGTATGTCTGGGGCGCGACCGGTCCCAGCTCCTTCGACTGCTCAGGACTGACGCAGGCGGCCTGGAAGACGGCCGGGATCTCGCTGCCGCGCACCACCTGGGACCAGGTGAAGGCCGGTACGCGCGTCTCGACGTCCGAACTCCAGCCGGGCGATCTGGTCTTCTTCTACGACGACATCAGCCATGTCGGCCTCTACATCGGCGACGGGATGATGATCCACGCGCCGAAGCCGGGCGATGTGGTGAAGAAGGCGCCGATCACCGAGATGCCGATCTACGGGAGCGTGCGGCCCGCGTAG
- a CDS encoding membrane protein, whose translation MICARLVSGTMDVLIHVFVGLHIVGIGALLGGFFSQLKAMGAGEARMTPAMLHGALTMLVTGAALVGLNQADDNSVNNIKIGVKLALLIVVLGLVYVKRDEEKVESAAFGAVGALTTANIFIAVLWT comes from the coding sequence ATGATATGCGCGCGGTTAGTCTCCGGAACCATGGACGTACTCATTCACGTGTTCGTCGGCCTGCATATCGTCGGCATCGGCGCGCTGCTCGGCGGCTTCTTCTCGCAGTTGAAGGCGATGGGCGCGGGCGAGGCCCGGATGACCCCGGCGATGCTGCACGGCGCGCTGACCATGCTGGTCACCGGCGCGGCGCTGGTCGGGCTCAATCAGGCCGACGACAACAGTGTCAACAACATCAAGATCGGTGTGAAGCTGGCGCTGCTGATCGTGGTCCTCGGCCTGGTGTATGTGAAGCGCGACGAGGAGAAGGTAGAGTCTGCCGCCTTCGGCGCGGTAGGTGCCTTGACAACGGCAAACATTTTCATCGCCGTGCTGTGGACCTGA
- a CDS encoding short-chain dehydrogenase encodes MPSTDSSEASTAPWDVHRLPRADGKTFLVTGGNAGIGYFVAEQLAGTGATVVLGSRDADKADAATASIRSRVPEARVRHIRLDLADLASLKASAEALRSDRLDAVVHNAGVKFDEPPRRETGDGHEAMFGINHLGHFALTHWLAPLLAAAPEGRVVTTGSFAATSERLDLDDLESTRDYRPDRTYGRSKLAQMLFGFELDRRLRTADSTVRSVVTHPGGALDALTPPRPPLHAPTTGERLRGLPAGILVQGKEAAAWSAVRAVLDPSVSGGELWAPRVFGLRGTPRRRPVRGHLADAEVAARLWSASRDLTGVEPEFGLG; translated from the coding sequence ATGCCTTCCACCGACTCGTCCGAAGCCTCTACCGCGCCATGGGACGTCCATCGGCTGCCGCGCGCCGACGGTAAGACCTTTCTGGTGACCGGAGGCAACGCGGGGATCGGGTACTTCGTCGCCGAACAGCTCGCTGGTACGGGAGCCACCGTCGTCCTCGGCAGCCGGGACGCGGACAAGGCGGACGCCGCCACGGCCTCGATCCGCTCCCGGGTCCCCGAAGCCCGGGTGCGGCATATCCGGCTGGACCTCGCCGACCTCGCCTCGCTCAAAGCCTCCGCGGAAGCCCTGCGGTCGGACCGTCTCGACGCGGTCGTCCACAACGCCGGGGTGAAGTTCGACGAGCCGCCCCGCCGTGAGACCGGGGACGGCCATGAGGCGATGTTCGGGATCAACCACCTCGGGCACTTCGCGCTGACCCACTGGCTGGCACCGCTGCTGGCGGCCGCCCCCGAGGGCCGGGTCGTCACCACGGGCAGCTTCGCGGCCACGTCCGAGCGGCTGGACCTGGACGACCTCGAGAGCACCCGGGACTACCGGCCGGACCGCACCTATGGACGGTCGAAACTGGCCCAGATGCTCTTCGGTTTCGAACTCGACCGCCGTCTGAGGACGGCCGACAGCACGGTGCGGAGCGTGGTCACCCACCCCGGTGGCGCGCTCGACGCTCTCACCCCGCCCCGCCCGCCCCTCCACGCCCCCACGACCGGCGAACGGCTGCGCGGGCTGCCCGCCGGAATCCTCGTCCAGGGCAAGGAGGCGGCCGCCTGGAGCGCCGTACGGGCGGTCCTCGACCCGTCCGTCAGCGGCGGCGAACTGTGGGCCCCGAGGGTCTTCGGCCTCCGCGGCACCCCCCGCCGACGGCCCGTCCGAGGTCATCTGGCGGATGCGGAGGTCGCGGCCCGCCTGTGGTCGGCGAGCCGCGACCTGACGGGGGTCGAGCCGGAGTTCGGCCTCGGGTGA